The DNA region TGAACAGTGGTATTAGCACATGGCTACATAATATTTGTACAAGAGCTAAGCTTGGTTCAAATCAACTTGACAACTTACTTGCAGACCACTTGCTGGTACATGCATGCATTGCATGCTTTATTTCACTGGAGGCAACCATCTGATTTGATCTTTCTTGAGGATTTTTTTGGGACAATAACACCTCCCATCTGCATGGATGTTGATGCATACCTGGCACCAAGTTGCAAACATGTGGTGCAGAAATTATCGTCTCGAACATCCACTAGTGTGCATGCTCATGGTCGTCATCACCACTTACACAATGTGCATGATTTGTTGCATGCACGCTACGTGAAGGGACGTCGCGCCAAAGGTTAAAAAAAAAAGCTCAACCCGTAAATTgttgcaaaaaagaaaaagaaaaggaacacTCAATTGCATTATATATGCCATCGGAGTTTACTATTCCCACAGCCGTAGATATTTTTTTTTTTGTATATGCAGACCCAAGCCTTTAACTAGTTTCCTGTTTCATCATCAGTGCTGTTGCAGCTGCTATTATGCTGGTGCAGTAATGCAGAGTTGAGTCTGCCAACAATCTCCTCCGCAGTTACGGTGAACCCCTCCTCCACCTGATCAAACCAAAAGATTGTTGTTAACCTCTTGTTCTGAATATCAACTTATTAACAACTCAGCTAGCAAGTTCTCCTCAAAGTTAAGAAACTCCATCCAATAATTGTAAGTTATGTGGTTTATCTATTGCAAGGTCTCTATAATTTTGAGGTGTGGAAAttagaaaaaaaatgaaacgAACGGATTGCATCACCGTAATGACCACTCGAAAAATGAACACGGATTGCATCCAATATATAGATCAGTAACTCAACAAGACTAGTTTCAaccaaaaaaggaaaaaaaaaacagatcaTTCAAAATATATGAATGCAGTAGCTAGGCAGGGTTTGCTATCAATGAGATCAATGTATGCAATTTCACTCTTCAATGAAATCAAGAAATAGAAGATAAATAAAGTTGAATCATGCTAGTCTTGTTAAAACATGTGCTACTGATTATCTCACTCACAATCGGATAAAAGTTAAAAGCTTTTAATGCGGGAAAAAATAAAAGTTAAAGTTGAACCATACGTTCCGTCATTGATTGCATTGCGAAAAGGTATCCTGTCAACACGAAATTAATGGATTATAATATCCTATTGATAGTACTAATTATTTGTCTTTTGGCTATGCTCTTCCACTATTAAGAATTCGTAACCAGCATAACTTTTCTTTCACATCGATCAAAAGACTATCAGAGTGTTGTTATGTTAAGAAACAGTGAAGCACAGTACTACAATTATATGATCAGAGTATCCATTAGACTGGTCGGTCAAACCTGTACCTTTGCTGTGATGGTTATGATCAGAGTGCCCGCCGGGAACGGCATGACATTGGCGTGGGTGATACTGAGGCGGAGCTCCTCGACCTCGGTGAGCAGCTTCACGGCCACCCCCTTGCCGTCCTCGCAGTTGATCCTCACCATCACGCTCTTATCCGAGAACCGGGCCTCTATCTCCGGCAGCTGTTTCCTCACCGCAGGCGCGGCTGATGACGCTGACAACGGGGAGCCATCTTCGTCCGGCTTGGCCGCAGCATGGAGGCATGGCCTCTTGACGAGCACCACGGTCTTGACGATGCTCCTGCCGTTGCTGCTGCCGTCAGCCTCCAGGCCTCTGAGCTTTTCTTGGAGCTCCTTGACGTACTTGGTCGCGTCAGAAAGGATCGTCGCCTTGTCCATCTGGTCAGAAATTAATCGTTGCATCGTGCGATTCAATTCGTGTCAGAGATAATCGGTAATGTCCAAGAGGTGAAGGGATTAATCTGATTTGGATCAGGACCTTCTTGAGGCTGGGGATGACGGTGGAGAGCTCGATGAAGCGTTGGTTGATCTTCTCCCGCCGCTTCCGCTCCGCGATGATGTGGTCCTGAGCGTACGGCGTCGACATGGATCCCGCGCCCTTTGCACCTGCTCTCCTCGTCGGTGGCGACCGGCACACTAtgtccggcgggcggcgcgtgggggcggcctccgccgccgccagcatGCCGTCGCTGCCTGGCagcgccgaggcggcggcgccgaagTTCCAGCTCACCGGAAGGTTGGTGCCGCTGCCGCTTCTGCTCGGTGCGCGCCTGGCGGAGTTGGGCGTCGGCGGCCAGGCGTCGTGATCCATGGCCGCGCCGGCCGAGTTGTTGCCTCCGCTGCTGCCGTCGGTGGTGTCGTCGCCGGAGCTCCAGCTGTTCGCCGGCGCTGCCGAGATGAGCTCCTGGACCATTTCGGCCGCGTGCGAGGCCTCCCGGAGCGCTTGGAGCGAGGGGAAGGTCGCCTCGCTGCAGTCGTTGCTGatggcgccggccaccggccgcTCGTGCCGCAGCGTGTCCATCGCCCACTGCATAAACAGGCTCGAGTCCTCCTCCATTCTGATGCCTGTCCTTAGCTTGGCGGTGTATCTGCAGCTAGCAGAGATGATGATATGCTTATTAATTCGGTAGCAGGCTAGAACAATTTTTATATCCTCCAGGGGAAATGGTGCAAATGGTGTATGACCCGGCGAAATCACTACGTGAGCAGATCTTGCTAGCTACTCCGTAGAAAAGGCAAGACCAAATAAACGCACTAAAACCCCACGACGTCACCCGGAACAATCTCTTCAACAAATTGAGGCCTACACACGTACAAATGTACTACTGATTGCTGATTCAGAAATAAACCCAGACAATTACCTCAGATCCATCAGTGGCGCCCTCTCTCGACCATAattggagtaaattatatgaagCTCGGGTGAAAATGATAGCTTGCACACCGTCACTGAAAGGTGAATCATGAGGTAAAAGCACAAGCCATGATATGTGGATTTGGCCTCCTATCCAAATCAAGCTAAGGTCAGGGGGTGAGGCTTTGCGGTGACTAGATCAACCAATAGTGCGTATGCTCTTTAGTGATGGTTAGGACTGGgcatttttttttctcgaaaaCACTGAACCAAACCGACGCACCGAGTTGACGGTTTTTCAGTTTTTTCCGGTTCGGTTTCGGTTTGCATGTTTACCGGACTCGGTGATCGGTGTCGGGTTCGGCTCCAGGGTCGCACCGAACCGAACAAACCACCGAAATAATACACTTTGCAGACTCCAGAAGTAAATTTGGCCCACCACGGCCCATCCCCTGCCTCACCTCCaccctaaccttatcctctccacTGTCTTCCTCTCCCGAGTCCCAATCCCCCACTCCCTCGCACCCAAGGCGGCGGCGTCACGAGCAGCGCCCGGCGCCGACGCGCGGGGCTCAGGCGGCTGCAGGCTGCTTGCATCCTATCTTGTGACTTGTGCTGCTTGCTTGCTGCGTCGGCTCGGCTAGCTGCATCTGTACACCTACACTAGTTGCTGAACTTCGGTATAAAACCGAACACCGAACCGATCGTGTCGGTTCTTGATATCGCGTAGCACCGGACGGTTCTCATTTTTGCTGCACCGAATTCAAACCGAACGCCCAGCCCTAGTGATGGTTATGTTGCGGATACATGTAGATCAGCACCGAAACAGACACATGTGCACAGTACACAAAGAGCCATCTACAAAAAAAACTGATCCCTAGTCTTTAAACATTTTAAGTAATACGGCTATGTATCTGTAAAATAAAAGCTAAGTGATCTCCAGATTAGTAAAGAAAGTGGATAACATTAGGCGTGACACCCGTAGCCTGACCCGCCCACAGCCCTAGCAAAGGCCTGAACCCTGACGTATCTGCCTACTTGCACTGCTGATTGAGTTTGACGTATCTGCTGAAGTTGGGTATTCCCAACATAAATGTGTAAATGGAAAAATGTATAGGCAACGCAAATTTGAGTGTGGAAACTAAATGATTCATGCTATATAACTTAGAGAAAATCTTCAATTATGCTACAAATTTGGACTTGGAATTTGGGAAAAATTACAGCATAGAATCTTCTGCATCCTGCTCCTCCTATATTGGCCCTAGCCTTTAGGCCATCCCATGCTATTGGGAACCATTGCACCTAGCTTGCTGCTTTGCTGACATATTATAGCTCTTCTAATCCTCTTGGCCGTTGTTATGGTGCCACGCCATCTACGATCTACCAGCCTGGCCCAAGATTTGGATTTGAGAAGTAAAAAAAAATCGACAGAGGCTGATAAAATACGATGTGCGAGActtgagagagaaaagagaCAGTGAGACAGAGAGGTGATGGGCTAGATAATCTCCTCATAGACTTAGAAATAATAGAATTTGACCTAACAtaaactataaatatgtatgtACTTTATATATACTTATATTTTGCAAAATAAGTTGGGTATTTCTGGGAATATCAGGAATACCCCCTTGACTCCGCCCATGGTTTGACAGATCTTAGTTTTTTGAGCACGCAACTAGCTATAGTTGGAAGCAATTGCCAGATAAAGTTCAACCCTATACGCAAATAACAAATTAGGCGCCAAATTGACCTCATTGTGATGGCAATCCAAAGGAATAGCTGATCTGTTAATTGTTTTTCTGATCTTTGGACATATTTTGGGCCTTTGGGGTTAGAACTAATATAAATGACAATGTGCACAAATACAAAGTTGCATTTGTCTCTGAGGTTTGCAGCTGATTTGAGGACAATCAACTGATACTTCTCATATGCATCATTTTGGAGATTCTGGAAAAgagaacaaacaagaacaagcaAATCATTACCCGGATTTTGGATTTTGGAGTTGTTCTTGATTGGAGAGCCAAGGAGGTTTCCTAAAAACACAACCTTGGTTTACCTATGTCAGTATATGGAATGCAACAAGGTTAAATATTGGGCCAGGGTGTCCAAAAAAATTAATACCTAAGATCTTAGTTAGGGTATGTAGGCTTAATTTGTTTACACCACGGAAACTTTAACCTACATGTATCGTACGATTTATCTACAAATGAAAGGGCATTGTTTCCACATCAAGAGCTCCATTATTGGGGCAAGGCCACCACTGTAAACGTCATGCTGGCCATTCAGAAATCTTGCCATCTTTTCCATGGAGAACAACGGCCGTTTTGTCAACAAGCTAGCAAATGCAAGTTAAACCCCGGCCCCTCTAAAGGCTAGCGAAAACATCGCTTTACATGCTGATGGTGCCTCCAATCTTGTAGCCGCTGGGTGCGCGTGAGTACAATAATCTACTACCAGTAGCATATTCTTTAACCAAAGGCACGCACACAGCCCGAGTTGCTTTTCATCAGCAGATCAATTTTTTTTTATCTAATGTGTGCAGGTCATCAGAGGTATGGCGCAGTGTAAAATCACGTGCTGTTTACCTAGATTTGTGCAGCGTGTCCTGTGCGAAATGCGGCCGTCAAGAAAGAATGATAGACGCATGCGCAACACGAAGAACACACTCTCCAGATAGATATATAGATATACGGCTGCGATGGGATTTTCTGTACTAGTGAAAGGTCCAACCCGGACCAGATGAAAGGTCTGTTCTGTTCTGTACTAGTGACTTGCTGGCGCCTAGAGACCCGGTCGTAATTAAGCCCGTAACAGGAAGCTGCATTTCTGTTATTAGTACTTTAGAGTTAGCGGCGCTTGCAATTTGTTGTCTTTTCCCTCTTCCCTTCACTTCACGTAGCTAAAGATAAACATGTCTAAACAATGCCAACGCAGCAGGTTGGACTTTGGAGTAAAAAAAACAGCTGACATAGAGTAGCAAGCTATCTAACTGAGCTGGACCCCGTACTACACTAGTAATTAACTATAAAGTATATATGTTTGGTTACATGTAccatttatttggttcctaaACGTAATGATTCAGGATGGATGGTGATCCTCAGATTTGACTGGGTAAACTCATTCAGGATGAAACATTTCATCACTTGGCATAATTTTCTACTATAAGTGATGAACCATATTGTGTTCAAAGAAATTGGTTGAACCGCACCATCAAGAATCATCCATACATGCACCAATTGCTCCATTTTGAAGAAACAAGATGCTCCTTGAGCAGTATTCTCTCCGTTTTGAATGCGTTTCTGGTCTTGTTTGGATATACATATTAATCGGCCCAACAACGATCCGAGTATAGGTTGGTGGGCTGATTTAATTTGATGGACATCGGAACCTATGTTCAGCCCAAAATGACCAGGCGGTTGAACatggttttttttttaaaaaaaatagtcTAGAGCCTAGTATATTgtcttcaacacatacatgtaACAACATCCATATTCTAGAAGCATCATCTATCAAAGCCACGTATTTACTTTTTCTTTaaagaaaaattatgaaacggccacccctgttcgccgtcaTAGCTCTGCTTCAGCCTTGGACTTCCCTGTTCTTTGTCCCAAGAGAGTATAGTAGGCTGCTCTGGTGGGCGGCTGATTCCTCCGTTATCCTTTGGTTACTAACACTATTAATAGCATTTGGTTTTTGTCATCTGTTCAGCTTTTTGTGGCGGCTGCAGATCGATAGTGCAGTTCCCCATTTGGGTTGGTTTTGCAGTTTTTCCAATGCAGATTGCCGACTGACTCACGTGCCTGTTCAGGCGGTTCTGAATCTGTTtcataacaaaaaaaaaaggttcTGAATCTGGAAGTGATAGACAGAAGCAACTTAATTACAACGGCGAGGGGGCTTTGTGCTTTCTTGATTGGTTTGCTTAGCACTAACTGTAATAAGTAGTCTAGGTACACTCATAGAATAAATAATAACAGAGATTGAGCTGTCTACTGATGATGTCATGGTTTCAATAAGAAACGCCCACCGGGCGCGATTAGTATATGTCAATTATAGTACGTACTATACATAGCACTTTCAGAATGGATCCAGGCTAGGTTTGCCAAAGATGTTGTGTTCACTCAGCTAACCTATGTCTCCGATTAGACTAATGTATCCTAACACCAATCATGCTTTCCTTAACCTTGTGCACTAACCTTGATTGATTGCGAGATCGTCATACCTTAATCGTGTTCCTGGTCATCTCTGTCATTCGTAATCATGCTTTGCGTATTCCATGACGATATAAATCAGGGCGTGCACAGTTGCATTTACGGTATGTGCTTGCCGTATAGACTACTGTTTCCCCAGTTACAATTTTGTTCTTTTCAGAATTGCTGCAAAAGTGTTAAACTGGGGGCATACTAATACAAAGGGAAGTTTTTGTCACTATAGTATGTAGATTTATTCGCAAAAATAACGGGAAAGCTATACTCTACTCGAGCATTTTCTTTGCCTTTCACACTCGAATTTTGTTTTTCTCCTATCACCAATCCGAGACTTTCCCCTCCTCTTCCCTTCTTCTCCATCTCCAGTGAGCTCTTCGGTGAGATTTAGCGTTCGAGGTTGGGGGTTAGGGTTCCGGTAACCTTCTCTATTGCCGACCTTATAGAGGAAGGCTAGGGTGGTAGGCCGGCCCGGCGGAGGTAGCGGGCACGGGGGCGGTGAGGCTGGTGGCGGTGGCACCGCCAGCCGGGTGGTGGAGGAAGCCGGTTGGGTCAGGCCGGGGCAGAGCGACGACGGCTATGGCGGCGGTGGCAGTGCTGGGAGGGGTAGGTGGAGGAGCTgcgggtgccagaggaagaagaaggctaAAAGAAGAAGATGAACAGTGCAAGGACGAAGATCCACCGTCAGATCTTGATTTAATGGTAAAAAATTCATGTGTGGAGAAGGAAAAAATACCCGGGTGTGATGCATGCATATGTGTACTGAGCGTGCACATATGCATATATTTATTGTTATTGTATACCTTGTCTTCTGATCTGAAATACAATACAGAATAATCATATACGTAAAAATAGATCGATGGAGACAGCAAGCATCATGAACAGTTTGTAGTACTATAGCACATGATCTTACATATATATTTTACATGCATGAAAAGGCTCGATGCAAATAAAACGTAACTTGAAGAAGTACTTGATTATTGATCTTTCTTGAGAGCTTTTTCTGCAACGACAGTAGCATTCATCTGCTTTGGTCGTTGATGTTTCCCGTTAAGTCTAAACATGTGGTGCAGAACCTTTCTTCGTACGTAGTAATTAGCAATTAAGTATTCGAGCTTTCAGCCAAATTGCCAACATGTGGTGCAGAAATTCTCGTCGCAAGAGCATCCACTAGCTAGTGTGAATACTGCACGGCCAATGACCACTTGACATACGGTGTGCATGGGATCTGATGGTTAATCGCATCACTTGCATGCACGCTACATACGTGAATCGACGGCACACCAAAGGGGAGATCGAAAAACTCAAGCCGTAAATAATCATAAAACTAAAAAAAAAACACCACCCATGCTTCAGTGCTTCACATACTATGACTACACATCTCAGACGTTTCATACCGTTGCATGTGTGTTTATTATTTGTGCACACGAGCAAGCTGGCTGCCTTCAATATGTTCCTGTTTCTTCAGTGCTGTTGCAGCTGCTATGCTGGTTCAGTAATGCAGAGTCGAGTCTGTCGGCAATCTCCTCTTTTGTTGCGGAGAAACCCTCCTCAACCTGGTCAATCGAACAACTATGAATCACTTGATCTGAATCATCATCTAATAATTTAGCAAATTAAATAGCAAGATGTCCTCAGTGCCAGAAAACCTGCTTGTGCACGTTGGCACGGCTAATCTGTCCGCCACATGCACAAAGAAAAATAtagccgcgcgcccctgcctctTTGGGGTGCTTTATGAGAGTTTAGAGCGGGTATCAGCACTATAGACGCATGTGGCATCTGGACACATTTCTTTAGTCTACTAGAGACCATTTGTCTTTCCTCTAAAGTTTTGAAGAATGGGCGAAGCTAGGTGAAAATGGCGACGGGTATTTCCTATTGCATACCGGGAATCCGGGATCTTTGCCTTTAAAGAACAGTGCTTCTCACTATTTTTTTGCACAAATCCATCAGGGTCAGATAGCAAAGCTCAGCTCCATTCCTGTTGGAGACATCTGTATTTACAGTGTACTAGGCAAATATACCCATATATTGCTACCGGACAAACACCGTATAAATATTATAAGTATTAGGTATGTATAGTTGTCTATATGTTAATTTGTAGGAATTTACGTGATCGAGTTGGGGATGCACGGGATGGACCAAGGCCTGCATGTTGATGATAGAAGTTGGACAAAAAAAATTAAGGTGTAAACGCTATGTGCTTTAGAAATAGGTAAAAATTATTAAATTATTATTTTCTATTTTAATTTCATAAAGGTGCCACCATATGCATTAACGTCTTCTTTTTATAGAGGGGCACTTTCTACATGTCCTCAAGCTTCATAAGACAATTTCACAGAGACATTCATTTATGTCCAATTGAGTAAAATTGGGTGGACGGTGTATTTAATTTTTCAGATGCTATACATTTTCAGTTACTTTAGGTCGCTTCCTTGAACCATTAACTTTAGGGGAAGGATCCTCCACTAGGAACCTTTAAAGCAAAGATATGTGCATGTCTCATTGTATTGGAACTCTAAGTTACAGTTCTGTAGTTTTAAATGATTGAAATATAAGAAAATTAGAAACATTTGAAAAATAGAGAATTTTTATGTACTTAATTACATCATTGTCGAGGGTAGAATTTTTCATAATCCCTCTAGGATATTGTATTTTGCAAGGTATGGTAAAACATTATTACTGCACACTGCAAGTTGAGTCAAGCATGTGCAAAGATGATTGAAACAAGGCCATAAGATGTATATATTACACTTAGCGAACTAACCGCAATTAGGTTGGTTAGGTTCCAAACGGTTCTAAGTCTAATTAATCTCTGACTTGTTATGGGTAGTCGTATGTATAGCTAACTATTCTTTCAGTGGTAGGCGTGTGTCCATTGGTAATGAGGTGCATGTGATGACTTCCGTAATCTTAAGATGTGCTAACCAATCTCGAAGAAGTTAGAGGTAGGGTGTGCATACATACATTCATGGGAATATATAGGGTGAATGCATGCATGAGTATATGTGAGCATGTGAGTCTGTATTGTGATTAAAAAAGTATATACTACACTCATTTCTTAGAAGACCACATCTCTCAATGGAATTTTATATGTACATTTTTGTGTGTAGTGTATAATTCACTAATTAGTACATCATAATAAGATATTGTACAACAAAAGATATAGTACATTCATCTAATTAAATGGTCCACTTATTCCAAATTAAAGAACAGAAAAGGTTCCGCGAAGGTTTGAAGTGGTTCGCAACAATAATAAAGAATAACCTGTTAAATTCTTAAATTGGGTGGGTTCCTCCTTTTTCCAATGTGGATGTTTTTACTATATACCCACAACATCTACAAAGTCATTTTTATATAAATCTAACAAAAGTACTTGCAATATGATTCATATGCTTAAAATTGAGAGCAAAATTGTATTGGTTATACAATTTTGTATTACTATTTTCAACATTCATAACTAGCTGGTATCACAAAAGtaatttttttccttttacTATTACAATTCTATGTTGCTAATAATAAATGACACCACCAAAATAAACAATGCAACCCCTTCTTTATGGTTTCTAAACGAGAATTTCTACATTTTCTCCTTTTTAACTACTAGGGGAATGGTAGCTCTTGAAGTAGGAGGTGCGGTGAATCCAATCATTATCCCATATCTATAGAATATAGTTATGTTTGATTTGGTTGTAGCATACCTTCAAATACATAAAAGACACATATAGGTCAGTATTTATATGCAACTGcaaattataaaaatacaaaagaAGACGGGCAACTGAAAAACTCAATTGAACTAGCTGTTTGTTGTAGGCGATACGATGAACTTAACGCAGACTTGTTTAGGTGGACTCATTATCACACCCTCCCACGGAGAGAGTGGAAAGCCTTGATTTTTATAGTAAGTAACAGATCAAGTATTGTAATTTTATTCTTTGAAACAAAACCAAGATACAACTGTTAAGGTTGTATTACTTGGACCCTTCGGCGCTCTTGTTAAACCAAGTGCTGCCATAGAAATTGGAAAATCGAGTTTCTCCCTCCCAACCTATCATGCATGCAATAGATTTTAAAGTTGAACCATGCAATTTTCCTTTGATTTGCTCATTTGCATTGCGAAGGTACCCTGATAGCATGGAATATAGAGAAATGGATGCATTGTATAATTGTTACGATTCAAATGACATGTTGTACTAACAGTTTGCATTTTGGTGGTTATGCATGTGTTTGTTCAATTATATAAATTTCTAACCACAGCACTTGTTTATGCATTTAATTTTCTGCACCAAGAAAGAGACTAGAAAATGTTCTTAAGAAATTCAGCATAGTACAATTATGGTCAGACAGACGATTGGTCATCAAAAGGGGATGAAAAACTTGCCTTGGCCGTGATGGCTATGATCAGAGTACAAGCGGAGAACAGCATAACATTGGCGTGGATGACGGTGAGTTGGAGCTCCTCGATCTCGGTGAGCACCTTCACGACCACCCCCTTGCTCTTCTCACAGTGAACCCTCACCATCACGTTCTTCTCTGAGAACCGGACCTCAATCTCCGGTAGCTCTTTCCTCGCTGTCGGTGTGCCAGGCGACGCCGACCGCTGGGAGCCATCATCCTCCGTCGCGGCCGCGGCATGGAGGCATGGCCTCTTGGCGCGCACCAGGCGGGTCTCGATGCTcctgccgctgctgccgccggcctCCACGTCTTTGAGCTTCTCTTGGAGCTCCTTCACGTACCTTGTCGCGTCCGAAAGGATCGTCGCCTTGTCCATCTGACCACATATTAGCCGTTGCATTATTATGTGATAATAATAATCTGTATCGATCAGGGATTATATGGGCGTCGATAGCAGTGGAGAGGCGCAGGAAATTTAATCTGGATCCCGGATGCGGATCACCTTCTTGAGGCCGGGGATAACAGTGGAGAGCTCGATGAACCGCTGGTTGATCTTCTCTCGCCGCTTCCGTTCTGCGATGATGTGGTCCTGCGCGTACGACGCCGACATGGATCCCACGCCGGTTCTCCTCGTTGGCGGCGGCCCGTGCCCCAGATCCGGCAGACCGCGAAGGGGGTTGCTGCCAGGCTGCGCAAAGTTCAAgctcgccgcgccgtcgccgccggcggagCTCCAGCTGTTTGGTGCATGGACGCCGTTGATCAGCTCCTGGACCATCTCGGCTGCGTGCGACGCCTCGCGGAGCGCTTGGAGCGAGGGGAAGGTAGCCTCGCTGAAGTCAAGACCGGCGGCGGCTAGTCCAGGCTGCTCGTGCTGCAGCGTGTTCGTCGCACACTTGATGAACAGGCTCATGTCCTCCATGTCGGCAGATGGCCAGGTAACTAACCGCAGAAGATGATGATATCCTGATTATATTAGTAACTCGATCGGAGTGCAGAAAAAATTATAGGACAAGATCACCAAAGATAGCCTGCCAATATTCAGTACAGAGGGAACATGCATCATAAAAGGCAGCCTGCTAGGACTACAAATGTACTGCAAATTCATGAACTCAGTTACCTCCCAAATGATTTGGAAAATGTTGGCTTAATAATGTTCTCATAGCCATGGGAGAAAGTCCATCTATTTATAGCCAGCGCACCCCCAAACTCTGCAAACTGTCTCTATACTGCTTGCTTTGCTCAATTGAGGTCACGCAGTGGCCACTCTCTCttaccatccaaaagccaaGGAATTGAATAAGAAATAATTTCCTGAGATTCTGGTGTTGTGGCCTATATCTAGTGATAATGATATTTTGGCACCTCACGGCAGGCGATGCCCCGGGAAGGTGTCAAGGTGATATATGAGGCAAATTATTTTTTTAGATAAAGATGAAAAAGAAATATTTCCTCTGTTTTGATTATATAACGTTTATGATGAGCT from Panicum hallii strain FIL2 chromosome 9, PHallii_v3.1, whole genome shotgun sequence includes:
- the LOC112876033 gene encoding transcription factor MYC2-like isoform X1, whose amino-acid sequence is MIHLSVTVCKLSFSPELHIIYSNYGRERAPLMDLRYTAKLRTGIRMEEDSSLFMQWAMDTLRHERPVAGAISNDCSEATFPSLQALREASHAAEMVQELISAAPANSWSSGDDTTDGSSGGNNSAGAAMDHDAWPPTPNSARRAPSRSGSGTNLPVSWNFGAAASALPGSDGMLAAAEAAPTRRPPDIVCRSPPTRRAGAKGAGSMSTPYAQDHIIAERKRREKINQRFIELSTVIPSLKKMDKATILSDATKYVKELQEKLRGLEADGSSNGRSIVKTVVLVKRPCLHAAAKPDEDGSPLSASSAAPAVRKQLPEIEARFSDKSVMVRINCEDGKGVAVKLLTEVEELRLSITHANVMPFPAGTLIITITAKVEEGFTVTAEEIVGRLNSALLHQHNSSCNSTDDETGN
- the LOC112876579 gene encoding transcription factor bHLH25-like; amino-acid sequence: MEDMSLFIKCATNTLQHEQPGLAAAGLDFSEATFPSLQALREASHAAEMVQELINGVHAPNSWSSAGGDGAASLNFAQPGSNPLRGLPDLGHGPPPTRRTGVGSMSASYAQDHIIAERKRREKINQRFIELSTVIPGLKKMDKATILSDATRYVKELQEKLKDVEAGGSSGRSIETRLVRAKRPCLHAAAATEDDGSQRSASPGTPTARKELPEIEVRFSEKNVMVRVHCEKSKGVVVKVLTEIEELQLTVIHANVMLFSACTLIIAITAKVEEGFSATKEEIADRLDSALLNQHSSCNSTEETGTY
- the LOC112876033 gene encoding transcription factor NAI1-like isoform X2; its protein translation is MDLSCRYTAKLRTGIRMEEDSSLFMQWAMDTLRHERPVAGAISNDCSEATFPSLQALREASHAAEMVQELISAAPANSWSSGDDTTDGSSGGNNSAGAAMDHDAWPPTPNSARRAPSRSGSGTNLPVSWNFGAAASALPGSDGMLAAAEAAPTRRPPDIVCRSPPTRRAGAKGAGSMSTPYAQDHIIAERKRREKINQRFIELSTVIPSLKKMDKATILSDATKYVKELQEKLRGLEADGSSNGRSIVKTVVLVKRPCLHAAAKPDEDGSPLSASSAAPAVRKQLPEIEARFSDKSVMVRINCEDGKGVAVKLLTEVEELRLSITHANVMPFPAGTLIITITAKVEEGFTVTAEEIVGRLNSALLHQHNSSCNSTDDETGN